A window of the Odocoileus virginianus isolate 20LAN1187 ecotype Illinois chromosome 20, Ovbor_1.2, whole genome shotgun sequence genome harbors these coding sequences:
- the KCTD19 gene encoding BTB/POZ domain-containing protein KCTD19 isoform X2 — MPHESAEDLFHFNVGGWHFSVPRSKLAQFPDSLLWKEASALTSENQRLFIDRDGSTFRHVHYYLYTSKLSFSSCAELNLLYEQALGLQLMPLLQTLDNLKEGKHHLRVRPADIPVAERASLNYWRTWKCISKPSEFPIKSPAFTGLHDKAPLGLMDTPLLDTEEEVHYCFLPLDLVAKHPSLVTEDNLLWLAETMALIECECSEFRFIVNFLRSQKILLPDNFSNIDVLEAEVEILEIPELSEAVRLYRMNMGGCSRTSCPPPSPGKGGRSAGLESVKPLYMMALGLLVKYPDSALGQLRIESTLDGSRLYITGNGVLFQHVKNWLGTCRLPLTETISEVYELCAFLDKRDITYEPMKVALKTHLEPRTLASMDVLNEEWTAEITVYSFQQIIKVYVGSHWYATTLQTLLKYPELLSNPQRVYWITYGQTLLIHGDGQMFRHILNFLRLGKLFLPSEFKEWPLLCQEVEEYHIPSLSEALVQCEAYKSWIQEKESESEEAFPIRRLHVVTEGPGSLGEFSRDTEETMACMPMEFQDCSDRTLWNKAKGTLARSSQIEEAEQYSRTIQMSLCRGAKRAGNPSTYSHCPGLCANPRHWGGHPESPPKKKCTTVNLTQKSETKDPPVTPMQKLISLVREWDMVNCKQWEFQPLPAPRSSSLEEATLQHSSGSEAVSQPSSSASWKGHSTASEKDPGPQAGAGAGTKDKGPEPNFNPYFPMKKAVALKDWGKQRSKERESPAPELSLPEASEGDNTGVILKVTHPPVVGSDGSCMFFEDSIIYTTHMDHLRRTPPPASPQPREVTFLSFSLSWEEMFYAQKCHCFLTDIILDSIRQNDPKAITAKVVSLVNRLWTLHISPKQFVVDLLAITGFKDDRHTQERLYSWVEEIWPLCGPAHPERPVKVCLLLCPEQVLTRWLRCPAMLGEICCRHIPPIPSPRCILTRDVPTERCIINLFFIINK, encoded by the exons atgcctCATGAGTCAGCAGAGGATTTGTTTCATTTCAATGTGGGGGGCTGGCATTTCTCAGTTCCCAGAAGCAAACTCGCTCAGTTCCCAGACTCCCTGCTATGGAAAGAGGCTTCAGCACTGACCTCTGAAAACCAGAGGTTGTTCATCGACAGAGATGGTTCCACATTCAGGCATGTGCACTATTACCTCTACACCTCCAAACTCTCCTTCTCCAGTTGTGCAGAGCTGAACTTGCTCTATGAGCAAGCACTGGGTTTGCAGCTGATGCCTTTGCTGCAG ACTCTAGATAATCTGAAGGAAGGGAAACACCACCTACGTGTGAGGCCTGCAGACATACCTGTTGCCGAGAGAGCATCTCTGAACTACTGGCGAACGTGGAAGTGTATCAGCAAACCCTCAGAATTTCCTATAAAAAGCCCAGCCTTCACAG GCCTACATGATAAGGCACCTTTGGGACTCATGGATACACCACTGTTAGACACAGAAGAGGAAGTGCACTACTGCTTCCTGCCCCTAGACCTAGTGGCCAAGCATCCAAGCCTGGTAACTGAAGACAACCTGCTGTGGCTGGCTGAGACCATGGCCCTGATCGAGTGCGAGTGCAGCGAGTTCCGCTTCATTG TGAATTTTCTCCGCTCACAGAAGATTTTGCTACCAGATAATTTCTCCAACATAGATGTgcttgaagcagaagtagaaattCTGGAAATCCCTGAGCTCAGTGAAGCTGTGAGGTTGTATCGAATGAACATGG GTGGCTGTTCCAGGACCTCCTGTCCTCCTCCAAGCCCTGGGAAGGGGGGCCGTTCAGCAGGCCTAGAGTCCGTGAAGCCACTGTACATGATGGCCCTGGGTCTGCTTGTCAAGTACCCAGACTCCGCACTGGGACAGCTCCGCATCGAGAGCACACTGGATGGGAGTAGGCTGTACATCACCGGGAATGGGGTTCTCTTCCAGCATGTTAA GAACTGGCTGGGGACTTGCCGTCTGCCCCTGACTGAGACCATTTCTGAGGTGTATGAGCTCTGTGCCTTCCTGGACAAGAGGGACATCACCTACGAGCCAATGAAAGTGGCTCTCAAGACTCATCTGGAGCCAAGGACTCTGGCATCCATGGATGTGCTCA ATGAGGAGTGGACAGCAGAAATCACTGTGTATTCCTTCCAACAGATCATCAAAGTTTATGTTGGAAGCCACTGGTATGCAACCACCCTGCAGACCCTGCTGAAG tATCCAGAACTGTTGTCCAACCCTCAGAGAGTGTACTGGATAACATACGGACAGACCCTGCTGATCCACGGGGATGGCCAAATGTTCCGACACATTCTCAACTTCCTGAGGCTTGGAAAactatttttaccatctgaatttAA GGAATGGCCCCTCCTCTGCCAGGAGGTGGAGGAATACCAcatcccatctctctcagaagcACTTGTCCAGTGTGAGGCATACAA GTCATGGATCCAAGAGAAAGAATCTGAAAGTGAAGAAGCTTTTCCCATCAGAAGGCTGCACGTGGTAACAGAAGGGCCAGGGTCACTGGGGGAGTTCAGCAGAGACACCGAAGAA ACCATGGCTTGCATGCCGATGGAGTTCCAAGACTGCAGTGACCGAACTCTGTGGAACAAGGCCAAGGGCACCCTGGCCAGGTCCAGCCAGATAGAGGAGGCCGAACAGTACTCTCGGACAATTCAGATGTCCTTATGCCGAGGTGCCAAGAGGGCAGGTAATCCCAGCACATACTCACACTGTCCTGGCCTATGTGCCAACCCTAGACACTGGGGGGGCCACCCTGAGAGTCCTCCCAAGAAGAAGTGTACCACTGTCAACCTCACACAGAAATCTGAAACCAAAGACCCTCCTGTCACCCCCATGCAAAAACTTATCTCCCTGGTAAGGGAGTGGGACATGGTCAACTGTAAACAGTGGGAATTCCAGCCACTGCCAGCCCCCCGGAGCAGCTCCTTGGAGGAAGCCACCCTGCAGCACTCCTCAGGAAGTGAGGCTGTTTCCCAGCCCAGCAGCTCAGCTTCCTGGAAAGGCCATTCCACAGCCTCAGAGAAGGACCCAGGCCCACAGGCAGGGGCTGGAGCCGGAACCAAAGACAAGGGGCCAGAGCCAAACTTTAATCCATACTTCCCCATGAAAAAAGCTGTCGCCCTGAAGGACTGGGGCAAGCAGAGGTCAAAGGAGAGAG AAAGTCCTGCCCCTGAGTTGTCCCTGCCTGAGGCCAGTGAGGGGGACAACACAGGGGTCATCCTCAAGGTGACCCACCCCCCAGTGGTGGGCAGTGATGGCTCGTGCATGTTCTTTGAGGACAGCATCATCTACACCACGCACATGGACCACCTCAGGCGCACGCCGCCcccagccagcccccagccccgaG AGGTGACTTTCCTGAGTTTCTCTCTGTCCTGGGAAGAGATGTTTTATGCACAGAAATGTCACTGCTTCCTGACTGACATCATTCTGGATTCCATCCGGCAAAATGACCCCAAAGCCATCACAGCCAAGGTGGTCTCCCTGGTCAACCGGCTGTGG ACCCTGCACATAAGCCCCAAGCAGTTTGTGGTGGATTTGCTGGCCATCACTGGATTCAAGGATGACCGGCACACCCAGGAACGCCTGTACAGCTGGGTCGAG GAAATATGGCCGCTGTGTGGACCTGCTCATCCAGAGAGGCCTGTCAAGGTCTGTCTCTTACTCTGTCCTGAGCAAGTACTTACAAGATGGCTAAGGTGCCCAGCCATGCTTGGGGAGATATGCTGCCGCCACATCCCACCCATCCCATCGCCAAGATGCATTTTAACCAGGGATGTCCCCACTGAAAGGTgcattatcaatttattttttattataaacaaataa
- the KCTD19 gene encoding BTB/POZ domain-containing protein KCTD19 isoform X3, which produces MEEPGMPHESAEDLFHFNVGGWHFSVPRSKLAQFPDSLLWKEASALTSENQRLFIDRDGSTFRHVHYYLYTSKLSFSSCAELNLLYEQALGLQLMPLLQTLDNLKEGKHHLRVRPADIPVAERASLNYWRTWKCISKPSEFPIKSPAFTGLHDKAPLGLMDTPLLDTEEEVHYCFLPLDLVAKHPSLVTEDNLLWLAETMALIECECSEFRFIVNFLRSQKILLPDNFSNIDVLEAEVEILEIPELSEAVRLYRMNMGGCSRTSCPPPSPGKGGRSAGLESVKPLYMMALGLLVKYPDSALGQLRIESTLDGSRLYITGNGVLFQHVKNWLGTCRLPLTETISEVYELCAFLDKRDITYEPMKVALKTHLEPRTLASMDVLNEEWTAEITVYSFQQIIKVYVGSHWYATTLQTLLKYPELLSNPQRVYWITYGQTLLIHGDGQMFRHILNFLRLGKLFLPSEFKEWPLLCQEVEEYHIPSLSEALVQCEAYKSWIQEKESESEEAFPIRRLHVVTEGPGSLGEFSRDTEETMACMPMEFQDCSDRTLWNKAKGTLARSSQIEEAEQYSRTIQMSLCRGAKRAGNPSTYSHCPGLCANPRHWGGHPESPPKKKCTTVNLTQKSETKDPPVTPMQKLISLVREWDMVNCKQWEFQPLPAPRSSSLEEATLQHSSGSEAVSQPSSSASWKGHSTASEKDPGPQAGAGAGTKDKGPEPNFNPYFPMKKAVALKDWGKQRSKERESPAPELSLPEASEGDNTGVILKVTHPPVVGSDGSCMFFEDSIIYTTHMDHLRRTPPPASPQPREVTFLSFSLSWEEMFYAQKCHCFLTDIILDSIRQNDPKAITAKVVSLVNRLWTLHISPKQFVVDLLAITGFKDDRHTQERLYSWVELTLPFARKYGRCVDLLIQRGLSRSVSYSVLSKYLQDG; this is translated from the exons ATG gaggagcctggtatgcctCATGAGTCAGCAGAGGATTTGTTTCATTTCAATGTGGGGGGCTGGCATTTCTCAGTTCCCAGAAGCAAACTCGCTCAGTTCCCAGACTCCCTGCTATGGAAAGAGGCTTCAGCACTGACCTCTGAAAACCAGAGGTTGTTCATCGACAGAGATGGTTCCACATTCAGGCATGTGCACTATTACCTCTACACCTCCAAACTCTCCTTCTCCAGTTGTGCAGAGCTGAACTTGCTCTATGAGCAAGCACTGGGTTTGCAGCTGATGCCTTTGCTGCAG ACTCTAGATAATCTGAAGGAAGGGAAACACCACCTACGTGTGAGGCCTGCAGACATACCTGTTGCCGAGAGAGCATCTCTGAACTACTGGCGAACGTGGAAGTGTATCAGCAAACCCTCAGAATTTCCTATAAAAAGCCCAGCCTTCACAG GCCTACATGATAAGGCACCTTTGGGACTCATGGATACACCACTGTTAGACACAGAAGAGGAAGTGCACTACTGCTTCCTGCCCCTAGACCTAGTGGCCAAGCATCCAAGCCTGGTAACTGAAGACAACCTGCTGTGGCTGGCTGAGACCATGGCCCTGATCGAGTGCGAGTGCAGCGAGTTCCGCTTCATTG TGAATTTTCTCCGCTCACAGAAGATTTTGCTACCAGATAATTTCTCCAACATAGATGTgcttgaagcagaagtagaaattCTGGAAATCCCTGAGCTCAGTGAAGCTGTGAGGTTGTATCGAATGAACATGG GTGGCTGTTCCAGGACCTCCTGTCCTCCTCCAAGCCCTGGGAAGGGGGGCCGTTCAGCAGGCCTAGAGTCCGTGAAGCCACTGTACATGATGGCCCTGGGTCTGCTTGTCAAGTACCCAGACTCCGCACTGGGACAGCTCCGCATCGAGAGCACACTGGATGGGAGTAGGCTGTACATCACCGGGAATGGGGTTCTCTTCCAGCATGTTAA GAACTGGCTGGGGACTTGCCGTCTGCCCCTGACTGAGACCATTTCTGAGGTGTATGAGCTCTGTGCCTTCCTGGACAAGAGGGACATCACCTACGAGCCAATGAAAGTGGCTCTCAAGACTCATCTGGAGCCAAGGACTCTGGCATCCATGGATGTGCTCA ATGAGGAGTGGACAGCAGAAATCACTGTGTATTCCTTCCAACAGATCATCAAAGTTTATGTTGGAAGCCACTGGTATGCAACCACCCTGCAGACCCTGCTGAAG tATCCAGAACTGTTGTCCAACCCTCAGAGAGTGTACTGGATAACATACGGACAGACCCTGCTGATCCACGGGGATGGCCAAATGTTCCGACACATTCTCAACTTCCTGAGGCTTGGAAAactatttttaccatctgaatttAA GGAATGGCCCCTCCTCTGCCAGGAGGTGGAGGAATACCAcatcccatctctctcagaagcACTTGTCCAGTGTGAGGCATACAA GTCATGGATCCAAGAGAAAGAATCTGAAAGTGAAGAAGCTTTTCCCATCAGAAGGCTGCACGTGGTAACAGAAGGGCCAGGGTCACTGGGGGAGTTCAGCAGAGACACCGAAGAA ACCATGGCTTGCATGCCGATGGAGTTCCAAGACTGCAGTGACCGAACTCTGTGGAACAAGGCCAAGGGCACCCTGGCCAGGTCCAGCCAGATAGAGGAGGCCGAACAGTACTCTCGGACAATTCAGATGTCCTTATGCCGAGGTGCCAAGAGGGCAGGTAATCCCAGCACATACTCACACTGTCCTGGCCTATGTGCCAACCCTAGACACTGGGGGGGCCACCCTGAGAGTCCTCCCAAGAAGAAGTGTACCACTGTCAACCTCACACAGAAATCTGAAACCAAAGACCCTCCTGTCACCCCCATGCAAAAACTTATCTCCCTGGTAAGGGAGTGGGACATGGTCAACTGTAAACAGTGGGAATTCCAGCCACTGCCAGCCCCCCGGAGCAGCTCCTTGGAGGAAGCCACCCTGCAGCACTCCTCAGGAAGTGAGGCTGTTTCCCAGCCCAGCAGCTCAGCTTCCTGGAAAGGCCATTCCACAGCCTCAGAGAAGGACCCAGGCCCACAGGCAGGGGCTGGAGCCGGAACCAAAGACAAGGGGCCAGAGCCAAACTTTAATCCATACTTCCCCATGAAAAAAGCTGTCGCCCTGAAGGACTGGGGCAAGCAGAGGTCAAAGGAGAGAG AAAGTCCTGCCCCTGAGTTGTCCCTGCCTGAGGCCAGTGAGGGGGACAACACAGGGGTCATCCTCAAGGTGACCCACCCCCCAGTGGTGGGCAGTGATGGCTCGTGCATGTTCTTTGAGGACAGCATCATCTACACCACGCACATGGACCACCTCAGGCGCACGCCGCCcccagccagcccccagccccgaG AGGTGACTTTCCTGAGTTTCTCTCTGTCCTGGGAAGAGATGTTTTATGCACAGAAATGTCACTGCTTCCTGACTGACATCATTCTGGATTCCATCCGGCAAAATGACCCCAAAGCCATCACAGCCAAGGTGGTCTCCCTGGTCAACCGGCTGTGG ACCCTGCACATAAGCCCCAAGCAGTTTGTGGTGGATTTGCTGGCCATCACTGGATTCAAGGATGACCGGCACACCCAGGAACGCCTGTACAGCTGGGTCGAG CTCACGTTGCCTTTCGCCAGGAAATATGGCCGCTGTGTGGACCTGCTCATCCAGAGAGGCCTGTCAAGGTCTGTCTCTTACTCTGTCCTGAGCAAGTACTTACAAGATGGCTAA
- the KCTD19 gene encoding BTB/POZ domain-containing protein KCTD19 isoform X4, whose amino-acid sequence MEEPGMPHESAEDLFHFNVGGWHFSVPRSKLAQFPDSLLWKEASALTSENQRLFIDRDGSTFRHVHYYLYTSKLSFSSCAELNLLYEQALGLQLMPLLQTLDNLKEGKHHLRVRPADIPVAERASLNYWRTWKCISKPSEFPIKSPAFTGLHDKAPLGLMDTPLLDTEEEVHYCFLPLDLVAKHPSLVTEDNLLWLAETMALIECECSEFRFIVNFLRSQKILLPDNFSNIDVLEAEVEILEIPELSEAVRLYRMNMGGCSRTSCPPPSPGKGGRSAGLESVKPLYMMALGLLVKYPDSALGQLRIESTLDGSRLYITGNGVLFQHVKNWLGTCRLPLTETISEVYELCAFLDKRDITYEPMKVALKTHLEPRTLASMDVLNEEWTAEITVYSFQQIIKVYVGSHWYATTLQTLLKYPELLSNPQRVYWITYGQTLLIHGDGQMFRHILNFLRLGKLFLPSEFKEWPLLCQEVEEYHIPSLSEALVQCEAYKSWIQEKESESEEAFPIRRLHVVTEGPGSLGEFSRDTEETMACMPMEFQDCSDRTLWNKAKGTLARSSQIEEAEQYSRTIQMSLCRGAKRAESPAPELSLPEASEGDNTGVILKVTHPPVVGSDGSCMFFEDSIIYTTHMDHLRRTPPPASPQPREVTFLSFSLSWEEMFYAQKCHCFLTDIILDSIRQNDPKAITAKVVSLVNRLWTLHISPKQFVVDLLAITGFKDDRHTQERLYSWVEEIWPLCGPAHPERPVKVCLLLCPEQVLTRWLRCPAMLGEICCRHIPPIPSPRCILTRDVPTERCIINLFFIINK is encoded by the exons ATG gaggagcctggtatgcctCATGAGTCAGCAGAGGATTTGTTTCATTTCAATGTGGGGGGCTGGCATTTCTCAGTTCCCAGAAGCAAACTCGCTCAGTTCCCAGACTCCCTGCTATGGAAAGAGGCTTCAGCACTGACCTCTGAAAACCAGAGGTTGTTCATCGACAGAGATGGTTCCACATTCAGGCATGTGCACTATTACCTCTACACCTCCAAACTCTCCTTCTCCAGTTGTGCAGAGCTGAACTTGCTCTATGAGCAAGCACTGGGTTTGCAGCTGATGCCTTTGCTGCAG ACTCTAGATAATCTGAAGGAAGGGAAACACCACCTACGTGTGAGGCCTGCAGACATACCTGTTGCCGAGAGAGCATCTCTGAACTACTGGCGAACGTGGAAGTGTATCAGCAAACCCTCAGAATTTCCTATAAAAAGCCCAGCCTTCACAG GCCTACATGATAAGGCACCTTTGGGACTCATGGATACACCACTGTTAGACACAGAAGAGGAAGTGCACTACTGCTTCCTGCCCCTAGACCTAGTGGCCAAGCATCCAAGCCTGGTAACTGAAGACAACCTGCTGTGGCTGGCTGAGACCATGGCCCTGATCGAGTGCGAGTGCAGCGAGTTCCGCTTCATTG TGAATTTTCTCCGCTCACAGAAGATTTTGCTACCAGATAATTTCTCCAACATAGATGTgcttgaagcagaagtagaaattCTGGAAATCCCTGAGCTCAGTGAAGCTGTGAGGTTGTATCGAATGAACATGG GTGGCTGTTCCAGGACCTCCTGTCCTCCTCCAAGCCCTGGGAAGGGGGGCCGTTCAGCAGGCCTAGAGTCCGTGAAGCCACTGTACATGATGGCCCTGGGTCTGCTTGTCAAGTACCCAGACTCCGCACTGGGACAGCTCCGCATCGAGAGCACACTGGATGGGAGTAGGCTGTACATCACCGGGAATGGGGTTCTCTTCCAGCATGTTAA GAACTGGCTGGGGACTTGCCGTCTGCCCCTGACTGAGACCATTTCTGAGGTGTATGAGCTCTGTGCCTTCCTGGACAAGAGGGACATCACCTACGAGCCAATGAAAGTGGCTCTCAAGACTCATCTGGAGCCAAGGACTCTGGCATCCATGGATGTGCTCA ATGAGGAGTGGACAGCAGAAATCACTGTGTATTCCTTCCAACAGATCATCAAAGTTTATGTTGGAAGCCACTGGTATGCAACCACCCTGCAGACCCTGCTGAAG tATCCAGAACTGTTGTCCAACCCTCAGAGAGTGTACTGGATAACATACGGACAGACCCTGCTGATCCACGGGGATGGCCAAATGTTCCGACACATTCTCAACTTCCTGAGGCTTGGAAAactatttttaccatctgaatttAA GGAATGGCCCCTCCTCTGCCAGGAGGTGGAGGAATACCAcatcccatctctctcagaagcACTTGTCCAGTGTGAGGCATACAA GTCATGGATCCAAGAGAAAGAATCTGAAAGTGAAGAAGCTTTTCCCATCAGAAGGCTGCACGTGGTAACAGAAGGGCCAGGGTCACTGGGGGAGTTCAGCAGAGACACCGAAGAA ACCATGGCTTGCATGCCGATGGAGTTCCAAGACTGCAGTGACCGAACTCTGTGGAACAAGGCCAAGGGCACCCTGGCCAGGTCCAGCCAGATAGAGGAGGCCGAACAGTACTCTCGGACAATTCAGATGTCCTTATGCCGAGGTGCCAAGAGGGCAG AAAGTCCTGCCCCTGAGTTGTCCCTGCCTGAGGCCAGTGAGGGGGACAACACAGGGGTCATCCTCAAGGTGACCCACCCCCCAGTGGTGGGCAGTGATGGCTCGTGCATGTTCTTTGAGGACAGCATCATCTACACCACGCACATGGACCACCTCAGGCGCACGCCGCCcccagccagcccccagccccgaG AGGTGACTTTCCTGAGTTTCTCTCTGTCCTGGGAAGAGATGTTTTATGCACAGAAATGTCACTGCTTCCTGACTGACATCATTCTGGATTCCATCCGGCAAAATGACCCCAAAGCCATCACAGCCAAGGTGGTCTCCCTGGTCAACCGGCTGTGG ACCCTGCACATAAGCCCCAAGCAGTTTGTGGTGGATTTGCTGGCCATCACTGGATTCAAGGATGACCGGCACACCCAGGAACGCCTGTACAGCTGGGTCGAG GAAATATGGCCGCTGTGTGGACCTGCTCATCCAGAGAGGCCTGTCAAGGTCTGTCTCTTACTCTGTCCTGAGCAAGTACTTACAAGATGGCTAAGGTGCCCAGCCATGCTTGGGGAGATATGCTGCCGCCACATCCCACCCATCCCATCGCCAAGATGCATTTTAACCAGGGATGTCCCCACTGAAAGGTgcattatcaatttattttttattataaacaaataa
- the KCTD19 gene encoding BTB/POZ domain-containing protein KCTD19 isoform X1, whose amino-acid sequence MEEPGMPHESAEDLFHFNVGGWHFSVPRSKLAQFPDSLLWKEASALTSENQRLFIDRDGSTFRHVHYYLYTSKLSFSSCAELNLLYEQALGLQLMPLLQTLDNLKEGKHHLRVRPADIPVAERASLNYWRTWKCISKPSEFPIKSPAFTGLHDKAPLGLMDTPLLDTEEEVHYCFLPLDLVAKHPSLVTEDNLLWLAETMALIECECSEFRFIVNFLRSQKILLPDNFSNIDVLEAEVEILEIPELSEAVRLYRMNMGGCSRTSCPPPSPGKGGRSAGLESVKPLYMMALGLLVKYPDSALGQLRIESTLDGSRLYITGNGVLFQHVKNWLGTCRLPLTETISEVYELCAFLDKRDITYEPMKVALKTHLEPRTLASMDVLNEEWTAEITVYSFQQIIKVYVGSHWYATTLQTLLKYPELLSNPQRVYWITYGQTLLIHGDGQMFRHILNFLRLGKLFLPSEFKEWPLLCQEVEEYHIPSLSEALVQCEAYKSWIQEKESESEEAFPIRRLHVVTEGPGSLGEFSRDTEETMACMPMEFQDCSDRTLWNKAKGTLARSSQIEEAEQYSRTIQMSLCRGAKRAGNPSTYSHCPGLCANPRHWGGHPESPPKKKCTTVNLTQKSETKDPPVTPMQKLISLVREWDMVNCKQWEFQPLPAPRSSSLEEATLQHSSGSEAVSQPSSSASWKGHSTASEKDPGPQAGAGAGTKDKGPEPNFNPYFPMKKAVALKDWGKQRSKERESPAPELSLPEASEGDNTGVILKVTHPPVVGSDGSCMFFEDSIIYTTHMDHLRRTPPPASPQPREVTFLSFSLSWEEMFYAQKCHCFLTDIILDSIRQNDPKAITAKVVSLVNRLWTLHISPKQFVVDLLAITGFKDDRHTQERLYSWVEEIWPLCGPAHPERPVKVCLLLCPEQVLTRWLRCPAMLGEICCRHIPPIPSPRCILTRDVPTERCIINLFFIINK is encoded by the exons ATG gaggagcctggtatgcctCATGAGTCAGCAGAGGATTTGTTTCATTTCAATGTGGGGGGCTGGCATTTCTCAGTTCCCAGAAGCAAACTCGCTCAGTTCCCAGACTCCCTGCTATGGAAAGAGGCTTCAGCACTGACCTCTGAAAACCAGAGGTTGTTCATCGACAGAGATGGTTCCACATTCAGGCATGTGCACTATTACCTCTACACCTCCAAACTCTCCTTCTCCAGTTGTGCAGAGCTGAACTTGCTCTATGAGCAAGCACTGGGTTTGCAGCTGATGCCTTTGCTGCAG ACTCTAGATAATCTGAAGGAAGGGAAACACCACCTACGTGTGAGGCCTGCAGACATACCTGTTGCCGAGAGAGCATCTCTGAACTACTGGCGAACGTGGAAGTGTATCAGCAAACCCTCAGAATTTCCTATAAAAAGCCCAGCCTTCACAG GCCTACATGATAAGGCACCTTTGGGACTCATGGATACACCACTGTTAGACACAGAAGAGGAAGTGCACTACTGCTTCCTGCCCCTAGACCTAGTGGCCAAGCATCCAAGCCTGGTAACTGAAGACAACCTGCTGTGGCTGGCTGAGACCATGGCCCTGATCGAGTGCGAGTGCAGCGAGTTCCGCTTCATTG TGAATTTTCTCCGCTCACAGAAGATTTTGCTACCAGATAATTTCTCCAACATAGATGTgcttgaagcagaagtagaaattCTGGAAATCCCTGAGCTCAGTGAAGCTGTGAGGTTGTATCGAATGAACATGG GTGGCTGTTCCAGGACCTCCTGTCCTCCTCCAAGCCCTGGGAAGGGGGGCCGTTCAGCAGGCCTAGAGTCCGTGAAGCCACTGTACATGATGGCCCTGGGTCTGCTTGTCAAGTACCCAGACTCCGCACTGGGACAGCTCCGCATCGAGAGCACACTGGATGGGAGTAGGCTGTACATCACCGGGAATGGGGTTCTCTTCCAGCATGTTAA GAACTGGCTGGGGACTTGCCGTCTGCCCCTGACTGAGACCATTTCTGAGGTGTATGAGCTCTGTGCCTTCCTGGACAAGAGGGACATCACCTACGAGCCAATGAAAGTGGCTCTCAAGACTCATCTGGAGCCAAGGACTCTGGCATCCATGGATGTGCTCA ATGAGGAGTGGACAGCAGAAATCACTGTGTATTCCTTCCAACAGATCATCAAAGTTTATGTTGGAAGCCACTGGTATGCAACCACCCTGCAGACCCTGCTGAAG tATCCAGAACTGTTGTCCAACCCTCAGAGAGTGTACTGGATAACATACGGACAGACCCTGCTGATCCACGGGGATGGCCAAATGTTCCGACACATTCTCAACTTCCTGAGGCTTGGAAAactatttttaccatctgaatttAA GGAATGGCCCCTCCTCTGCCAGGAGGTGGAGGAATACCAcatcccatctctctcagaagcACTTGTCCAGTGTGAGGCATACAA GTCATGGATCCAAGAGAAAGAATCTGAAAGTGAAGAAGCTTTTCCCATCAGAAGGCTGCACGTGGTAACAGAAGGGCCAGGGTCACTGGGGGAGTTCAGCAGAGACACCGAAGAA ACCATGGCTTGCATGCCGATGGAGTTCCAAGACTGCAGTGACCGAACTCTGTGGAACAAGGCCAAGGGCACCCTGGCCAGGTCCAGCCAGATAGAGGAGGCCGAACAGTACTCTCGGACAATTCAGATGTCCTTATGCCGAGGTGCCAAGAGGGCAGGTAATCCCAGCACATACTCACACTGTCCTGGCCTATGTGCCAACCCTAGACACTGGGGGGGCCACCCTGAGAGTCCTCCCAAGAAGAAGTGTACCACTGTCAACCTCACACAGAAATCTGAAACCAAAGACCCTCCTGTCACCCCCATGCAAAAACTTATCTCCCTGGTAAGGGAGTGGGACATGGTCAACTGTAAACAGTGGGAATTCCAGCCACTGCCAGCCCCCCGGAGCAGCTCCTTGGAGGAAGCCACCCTGCAGCACTCCTCAGGAAGTGAGGCTGTTTCCCAGCCCAGCAGCTCAGCTTCCTGGAAAGGCCATTCCACAGCCTCAGAGAAGGACCCAGGCCCACAGGCAGGGGCTGGAGCCGGAACCAAAGACAAGGGGCCAGAGCCAAACTTTAATCCATACTTCCCCATGAAAAAAGCTGTCGCCCTGAAGGACTGGGGCAAGCAGAGGTCAAAGGAGAGAG AAAGTCCTGCCCCTGAGTTGTCCCTGCCTGAGGCCAGTGAGGGGGACAACACAGGGGTCATCCTCAAGGTGACCCACCCCCCAGTGGTGGGCAGTGATGGCTCGTGCATGTTCTTTGAGGACAGCATCATCTACACCACGCACATGGACCACCTCAGGCGCACGCCGCCcccagccagcccccagccccgaG AGGTGACTTTCCTGAGTTTCTCTCTGTCCTGGGAAGAGATGTTTTATGCACAGAAATGTCACTGCTTCCTGACTGACATCATTCTGGATTCCATCCGGCAAAATGACCCCAAAGCCATCACAGCCAAGGTGGTCTCCCTGGTCAACCGGCTGTGG ACCCTGCACATAAGCCCCAAGCAGTTTGTGGTGGATTTGCTGGCCATCACTGGATTCAAGGATGACCGGCACACCCAGGAACGCCTGTACAGCTGGGTCGAG GAAATATGGCCGCTGTGTGGACCTGCTCATCCAGAGAGGCCTGTCAAGGTCTGTCTCTTACTCTGTCCTGAGCAAGTACTTACAAGATGGCTAAGGTGCCCAGCCATGCTTGGGGAGATATGCTGCCGCCACATCCCACCCATCCCATCGCCAAGATGCATTTTAACCAGGGATGTCCCCACTGAAAGGTgcattatcaatttattttttattataaacaaataa